The Hymenobacter baengnokdamensis genome includes a region encoding these proteins:
- a CDS encoding efflux RND transporter permease subunit: protein MPLRRTAYLTLLVLALLTGLAGYFAAQLRFNYNFNDFYPAGDPDLDYYQGYTRRFGNDNDYLLLGLEAGPGQTAFSPAFLTQVDSLTRLARRQRNVLHVSSPTTLSQTIVEGLGAYTLPYLHPADYRADPSRRAADSTLIYRTPGLVGNIFSTDARAVALVIQTTPDLKKPPGDSLLTELRLGLARAGLPEARAHFAGRAVAQSVFVDRLKWEMGVFMSLSFVLVMGLLWLTFRTWWGVLLPLVVVLGAIVWGLGVMGACGISIDLMTALLPLMLFVVGMSDTIHIISRYVSELGYGAGKKHALRTTIKESGFGSLLSALTTSIGFFTLMTSTIRPIHNFGLFTGIAVLLAFMLSFTLLPAMLVLLNKPALRQPRRHGHDWDGVLGRLFVGVLRRRRLIFTLSGLILVASVGLALRVRINSSLLDDLAKSDPVRKDFAFFDRQFAGVRPFELELKPAGGRSIYDPAVLAQTERIEHYLKTIYGLRFSASPATLVRTVHQALHGGGLAEYRLPADSAGLAQLRGPLRQFRKRPEFRALVLPDGSAGRLTGRMVDVGSIRADALNSALRHFLRTAIDTTILRTRLTGSSNLIDKNNESLTLNMIQGMAIDVAMVTIIVLLLFRSVRMTIVVLVPNLLPILVVAGVMGLAGVNMKVSTSIIFTIAFGIAVDDTIHFISKLRLTMGHEPNLFKAVRRTYILAGQAVIVTSLILVGGFGTLLFSSFDGTFYVGLLIGLTLLFGVIAELTLLPLLILGVYGRKRKSPPPVATLAGH from the coding sequence ATGCCTCTTCGCCGAACTGCCTACCTCACGCTGCTGGTGCTGGCCCTGCTCACGGGGCTGGCCGGCTACTTTGCCGCCCAGCTGCGCTTCAATTATAATTTTAATGATTTTTATCCCGCCGGCGACCCCGACCTGGACTACTACCAGGGCTACACCCGGCGCTTCGGCAACGACAACGACTACCTGCTGCTGGGCCTGGAGGCGGGGCCGGGCCAGACGGCTTTTTCGCCCGCCTTTCTCACGCAGGTCGATAGCCTGACGCGGCTGGCCCGGCGGCAACGCAACGTGCTGCACGTCAGCTCCCCCACCACACTCAGCCAAACTATTGTGGAAGGCCTCGGGGCGTATACCCTCCCCTACCTGCACCCGGCCGACTACCGCGCCGACCCCAGCCGCCGCGCCGCCGACTCCACCCTGATTTATCGCACGCCGGGCCTGGTGGGCAACATCTTCAGCACCGACGCGCGGGCCGTGGCGCTGGTGATTCAAACCACGCCCGACCTCAAGAAGCCGCCCGGCGACTCGCTGCTAACCGAGCTGCGCCTCGGGCTGGCGCGGGCCGGCCTGCCCGAGGCGCGGGCGCACTTTGCGGGCCGGGCGGTGGCACAGTCGGTCTTTGTGGACCGGCTGAAGTGGGAGATGGGGGTATTCATGTCGCTGTCTTTTGTGCTGGTAATGGGGCTGTTGTGGCTCACGTTCCGGACCTGGTGGGGCGTACTTTTACCGCTGGTAGTAGTACTGGGCGCGATAGTATGGGGCCTGGGCGTGATGGGGGCCTGCGGCATCAGCATCGACCTGATGACGGCCCTGCTGCCGCTGATGCTGTTTGTGGTGGGCATGTCGGATACCATCCACATTATCAGCCGCTACGTGAGCGAGCTGGGCTACGGCGCGGGCAAAAAGCACGCCCTGCGCACTACCATCAAGGAATCGGGATTCGGCTCGCTGCTGTCGGCGCTCACCACCAGCATCGGCTTTTTTACGCTCATGACGAGCACCATCCGGCCCATCCACAATTTCGGGCTGTTTACGGGCATTGCCGTGCTGCTGGCTTTTATGCTCAGCTTTACGCTGTTGCCGGCCATGCTGGTGTTGCTCAATAAACCCGCCCTGCGCCAGCCCCGCCGGCACGGCCACGACTGGGACGGCGTGCTGGGCCGCCTTTTTGTGGGCGTACTGCGCCGCCGCCGCCTGATTTTCACCTTGAGCGGCCTGATACTGGTGGCGTCGGTGGGGCTGGCCCTGCGAGTGCGCATCAACTCGTCTTTGCTCGATGACTTAGCCAAAAGCGACCCCGTGCGCAAGGATTTCGCGTTTTTCGACCGGCAGTTTGCCGGCGTGCGGCCTTTTGAGCTGGAGCTCAAGCCCGCCGGCGGGCGCAGCATCTACGACCCGGCGGTGCTGGCGCAAACCGAACGGATTGAACATTATTTAAAGACTATATACGGGCTACGCTTTTCGGCCTCGCCAGCCACGCTGGTGCGCACGGTGCATCAGGCCCTGCACGGCGGCGGACTGGCCGAGTACCGCCTGCCTGCCGATTCGGCCGGACTGGCCCAGCTGCGCGGGCCGCTGCGCCAGTTCCGCAAGCGGCCCGAGTTTCGGGCCCTGGTGCTGCCCGATGGCTCAGCCGGCCGCCTCACCGGCCGCATGGTGGATGTGGGCAGCATCCGGGCCGACGCGCTCAACAGCGCGCTTCGCCACTTTTTGCGGACCGCTATCGACACCACCATCCTGCGTACGCGCCTCACGGGGTCGTCTAACCTCATCGACAAAAACAACGAGAGCCTGACCCTGAACATGATACAGGGCATGGCGATTGACGTGGCAATGGTCACGATTATCGTGCTGCTGCTGTTTCGGTCGGTGCGCATGACCATCGTGGTGCTGGTACCCAATTTGCTGCCCATTCTGGTAGTAGCGGGCGTAATGGGCCTGGCGGGCGTCAATATGAAAGTGAGCACGAGCATCATCTTCACCATCGCCTTCGGCATCGCGGTAGATGATACCATTCACTTTATCAGTAAATTGCGCCTTACCATGGGCCACGAGCCCAATTTATTCAAGGCCGTGCGGCGAACCTATATTCTGGCCGGGCAGGCCGTTATTGTTACCTCCCTAATATTGGTGGGCGGCTTCGGCACGCTGCTGTTTTCGTCGTTTGATGGCACGTTTTACGTGGGTCTGCTCATCGGACTGACCTTGCTCTTCGGCGTAATAGCCGAGCTGACCTTGCTGCCGCTGCTCATTTTGGGCGTGTACGGCCGCAAGCGCAAAAGCCCGCCGCCCGTAGCCACACTGGCCGGCCACTAA
- a CDS encoding PID-CTERM protein-sorting domain-containing protein, with amino-acid sequence MYSSLVMSLRRPALLLGLLLASALASYAQAPGNGGSTGGPPAPQPDPTAVPLDGGASLLLASGVAFGLKKLRERRRPS; translated from the coding sequence ATGTATAGCTCTTTAGTAATGTCGTTGCGCCGCCCGGCGCTGCTGCTGGGGCTGCTGCTGGCCAGCGCCCTGGCCAGCTACGCTCAAGCCCCCGGCAACGGCGGCTCTACCGGCGGCCCGCCAGCCCCCCAGCCCGACCCTACGGCCGTGCCCCTCGATGGAGGAGCCTCCTTGCTGCTGGCAAGCGGGGTTGCCTTTGGCCTAAAAAAACTCCGTGAGCGCCGTCGTCCCAGCTAG
- a CDS encoding GNAT family N-acetyltransferase → MLRLTRVTSDDPDFQALVRLLDHDLRVRDGADHAFYAQFNKIDLIKHAVVAYLDNEPVGCGAIKVFDEEAMEVKRMFVQPAHRGQGVARAVLTELERWTRALGYAACVLETGKKQPEAIRLYQKCGYALTPNYGQYVGVENSVCMRKAVPA, encoded by the coding sequence ATGCTCCGCCTCACCCGCGTTACTTCCGATGACCCCGACTTTCAAGCGCTGGTGCGGCTGCTCGACCACGACTTGCGGGTGCGCGACGGGGCCGACCACGCGTTTTACGCGCAGTTCAACAAGATTGACCTGATTAAGCACGCGGTGGTGGCGTACCTGGACAATGAGCCCGTGGGCTGCGGGGCCATCAAGGTCTTCGACGAGGAAGCCATGGAGGTAAAGCGCATGTTTGTGCAGCCCGCGCACCGGGGGCAGGGGGTGGCGCGGGCCGTACTAACCGAGCTGGAGCGCTGGACCCGGGCGCTGGGCTATGCCGCCTGCGTGCTCGAAACTGGTAAAAAGCAACCTGAAGCTATTCGCCTTTACCAAAAATGCGGCTACGCGCTCACGCCCAACTACGGCCAGTACGTAGGCGTCGAGAACAGCGTGTGCATGCGCAAGGCGGTGCCAGCCTAA
- a CDS encoding oxygenase MpaB family protein, protein MEYFVAPGSIVRRIWGTADTVLFIFAGAAAEFALNKAVDWLYFTGRLPADPLGRLFSTVDYARRIVFADRAGAEKAIAGIAAIHGAVEASRGQAIPAWAYRDVLYMLIAYSIRAFEVLERPLTPAECTEITEVFCRVGQRMGIVDLPASYPAWQADRQRHLAADLAPSRFTADLYRQYRRHLGGPRYALLRAVQGLVVPAPVREQLHLGRSAWLRPALAFYRSTRHLPLSKYLKNTMLSHEYRARIKALDEVPTAYSHL, encoded by the coding sequence ATGGAATACTTCGTGGCTCCCGGCTCCATCGTGCGCCGCATCTGGGGCACTGCCGATACGGTGCTGTTCATCTTTGCCGGGGCGGCGGCCGAGTTTGCGCTTAATAAGGCTGTTGACTGGCTGTACTTCACCGGGCGGCTGCCGGCCGACCCGCTGGGCCGGCTGTTTTCGACGGTAGACTATGCCCGGCGCATTGTATTTGCCGACCGGGCCGGGGCCGAAAAGGCCATTGCTGGCATTGCAGCTATTCATGGCGCAGTTGAGGCCAGCCGGGGGCAGGCCATTCCGGCCTGGGCCTACCGCGATGTGCTGTATATGCTGATTGCTTATTCCATCCGGGCATTTGAGGTGCTGGAGCGCCCCCTTACCCCGGCCGAATGCACAGAAATAACGGAGGTTTTTTGCCGCGTGGGCCAGCGGATGGGTATTGTTGACTTACCTGCCTCCTACCCGGCCTGGCAAGCCGACCGCCAACGCCACCTGGCCGCCGACCTGGCGCCGAGCCGCTTCACCGCCGACCTCTACCGGCAGTATCGGCGGCACCTGGGCGGCCCGCGCTACGCCCTGCTGCGGGCCGTGCAAGGCCTGGTGGTACCGGCTCCCGTGCGCGAGCAGCTGCACCTGGGCCGCAGCGCGTGGCTGCGGCCCGCGCTGGCTTTTTACCGCAGCACCAGGCACCTACCCCTGAGTAAATATCTTAAAAACACTATGTTATCCCACGAGTACCGGGCCCGCATAAAGGCGCTGGATGAAGTACCAACGGCTTATTCACACTTGTAG
- a CDS encoding helix-turn-helix domain-containing protein encodes MKLYIKYMVSVRCKAAVQDKLDKLGLHYGTVDLGEVVFKESITPQQQEQLKQELTQLGVELLDHHQGKIIEQVKAVIMKMVLQADSLPNMKNSEYISQQLKRDYTYLANLFSEATGVTIEQSIITHKIERVKELLLYDELNLTEIAHKLNYCSVAHLSGQFKKTTGLTPSFFKQMKHKRRHL; translated from the coding sequence ATGAAATTGTATATAAAATATATGGTGAGCGTTCGGTGCAAAGCGGCTGTGCAGGATAAGCTTGATAAGCTTGGGCTGCATTACGGTACCGTCGATTTGGGAGAAGTGGTATTTAAAGAGAGCATCACGCCTCAGCAGCAGGAGCAGTTGAAGCAAGAGTTGACCCAGCTCGGGGTAGAATTACTGGACCACCATCAGGGTAAAATAATTGAGCAGGTAAAGGCAGTTATCATGAAGATGGTGCTTCAGGCTGATTCTCTGCCTAATATGAAAAATTCGGAATATATCAGCCAGCAGCTTAAGCGCGACTATACCTACCTGGCCAACCTGTTTTCGGAGGCTACCGGCGTCACGATTGAGCAGTCCATCATCACCCATAAAATCGAGCGTGTGAAAGAGCTGCTGCTATACGACGAGCTGAACCTAACGGAAATTGCTCATAAGCTGAACTACTGCAGCGTAGCCCATTTATCGGGGCAATTCAAGAAAACGACCGGTTTGACGCCCTCTTTTTTCAAACAGATGAAGCATAAGAGGCGGCACTTGTAG
- a CDS encoding aminotransferase class IV has protein sequence MMLYNGELVDPLKFRLSLPNRGLAFGDGFFETLVFDGGLRYATGHLARMQQAAAALYLTLPAALATPHALETTLAQLLVANLLPAARLRLQLWRAGGGRYTPPTDSADWLATAEPFVSDNSPLQRVDFAQQTHAMLSPLSFCKGPQAWLYVRAAHERRQRGLDEIILCHAAGHVAEAGAAAIFWVRDEVLFTPALASGCVAGVRRAAVLQAALTLGIRCQQGLFGPADLLAADAAFTANVAAVRVIHTIQNKQYLANNRLITSLFTALA, from the coding sequence ATGATGCTTTATAACGGCGAGCTCGTAGACCCCCTGAAATTCCGGCTCTCCCTGCCCAACCGGGGGCTGGCTTTTGGCGATGGCTTTTTTGAAACCCTGGTTTTCGACGGCGGCCTGCGCTACGCCACCGGCCACCTTGCCCGCATGCAGCAGGCAGCAGCCGCTCTGTACCTAACGCTGCCCGCCGCCCTGGCAACACCCCACGCGCTCGAAACTACTTTGGCGCAGCTACTGGTCGCCAACCTGCTGCCTGCCGCGCGTCTGCGCCTTCAGCTGTGGCGGGCGGGCGGCGGCCGCTACACCCCGCCTACCGATTCTGCCGACTGGCTGGCCACCGCCGAGCCCTTTGTCAGCGACAACTCGCCGCTGCAACGGGTCGACTTTGCGCAGCAAACCCATGCGATGCTTTCGCCACTCAGCTTTTGCAAAGGGCCGCAGGCGTGGCTCTACGTGCGGGCCGCTCACGAGCGCCGGCAGCGCGGGCTCGACGAGATTATCCTCTGCCACGCGGCCGGCCACGTGGCCGAAGCTGGGGCGGCGGCCATCTTTTGGGTAAGGGATGAGGTGTTGTTTACGCCTGCTCTGGCCAGCGGCTGCGTAGCCGGGGTGCGCCGGGCGGCCGTGCTGCAAGCAGCGTTAACACTGGGCATACGCTGCCAGCAAGGCTTGTTCGGCCCCGCCGACCTACTCGCCGCCGACGCGGCATTTACGGCTAATGTCGCCGCCGTGCGGGTTATCCATACTATTCAAAACAAACAATATTTAGCCAACAATCGCTTGATAACCAGCCTGTTTACTGCCTTAGCTTAA
- a CDS encoding ankyrin repeat domain-containing protein, with translation MTAYAQAPSKDLTTAVMKNNLAAAETLLTAGANPNAAVEIVPGFPTTYLVTAATSGSLDLVKLLLKYKAQVNQPDGFKATALMAAAGKGNKAMVELLLASGADAKAKDDDGKDALALAKENSHPEVVAVLEKLK, from the coding sequence TTGACCGCTTATGCCCAGGCACCGAGCAAGGACCTGACCACGGCGGTGATGAAAAACAACCTGGCGGCCGCCGAAACTCTGCTCACAGCCGGCGCCAACCCCAATGCTGCCGTGGAGATAGTGCCGGGCTTCCCCACGACCTACCTCGTAACGGCCGCCACTAGCGGCAGCCTCGACCTGGTAAAGCTGCTGCTCAAGTACAAAGCCCAGGTAAACCAGCCCGATGGCTTCAAGGCTACGGCCCTGATGGCGGCGGCCGGCAAAGGCAACAAGGCAATGGTGGAGCTGCTGCTGGCCAGCGGGGCTGATGCCAAAGCCAAAGATGACGACGGCAAGGATGCCCTGGCCCTGGCCAAAGAGAACAGCCACCCCGAAGTAGTGGCGGTGCTGGAAAAGCTGAAGTAG
- a CDS encoding thymidylate synthase yields the protein MRQYHALLREILDHGTLKTDRTGTGTLSIFGPQMRFNLAAGFPLVTTKKVHLKSIIHELLWFLRGDTNIAYLKEHGVTIWDEWADASGNLGPVYGYQWRSWPDGHGGHIDQISQLIEQLKTQPDSRRMVVSAWNVADLPKMQLPACHALFQFYVAEGRLSCQLYQRSADVFLGVPFNIASYALLTLMVAQVTGLQPGEFIWTGGDTHLYSNHLDQARQQLAREPRPLPQMRINPDVTDIFSFRYEDFQLESYDPWPAIKAPVAV from the coding sequence ATGCGCCAGTACCACGCTCTTCTCCGCGAGATTCTCGACCACGGCACGCTCAAAACTGACCGGACGGGCACGGGCACGCTCTCCATCTTTGGCCCGCAGATGCGCTTTAACCTGGCCGCGGGCTTTCCGCTGGTCACGACCAAAAAGGTGCATCTGAAGAGCATTATCCACGAGCTGCTGTGGTTTTTACGGGGCGATACCAACATTGCCTATCTGAAAGAGCACGGCGTAACCATCTGGGACGAGTGGGCCGATGCCAGCGGTAACCTCGGGCCCGTGTACGGCTACCAGTGGCGCAGCTGGCCCGACGGCCACGGCGGCCACATCGACCAGATTAGCCAGCTTATTGAGCAGCTGAAAACCCAGCCCGACTCGCGGCGCATGGTGGTGAGCGCCTGGAACGTGGCCGACCTGCCCAAAATGCAATTGCCGGCCTGCCACGCCCTGTTTCAGTTTTACGTAGCGGAGGGCCGGCTCTCGTGCCAGCTCTACCAGCGCTCGGCCGACGTATTTCTGGGCGTGCCGTTCAATATTGCCAGCTACGCGCTGCTCACGCTGATGGTGGCGCAGGTGACGGGCCTGCAGCCCGGCGAGTTTATCTGGACCGGCGGCGATACCCATCTCTACAGCAACCACCTCGACCAGGCCCGCCAGCAGCTAGCCCGCGAGCCGCGCCCGTTGCCTCAGATGCGCATAAATCCGGACGTGACCGATATATTCTCTTTTCGCTATGAAGACTTTCAGCTGGAAAGCTACGACCCCTGGCCCGCCATAAAAGCGCCGGTGGCCGTGTAG
- a CDS encoding ice-binding family protein translates to MSTAVVLLHVPQASWAQAPPPLGVAASFSLFTAVGEVKNAGPTIINGDIGTNAGAFSGFPPGTVNGNIHVADTYSTQAATDVQTAYGYFSAHIPCATPLAIYGGTPAVTLTPGSYCVSGATTLAGTLILDAGGVSNAKFYLRVIGGALTTAANSQVVLAGGATADNVYWQISGGAVNLGQNSTMQGTLLVDGAISMDAGTTLIGRGLSRSGAILPSSTPTAVSTFSLPVVSTTSWLGTAQGGVSTDWYTAANWSNGVPTSTLAAVVPTGTTPYPVIANGSAAAKSLTIGLTASLTQAGGTLDVKNTIDNSGTISATGGTVTLTGTTAQGIGGSGSTQFWGLTVANSAGASQTNAISVHGILALTSGSLSTNGQSLTLLSDVLGTALVVQSTGNVVNGNATVQRYIDASGNIGTSGYRHYSSPISNATVASLNTRPSGGSFTPVVNPSYNTAVTSTSVTPYPTVYGYDQSRLADATKGTNLSAFDKGYVSPTAPDLSDPLVVGQGYTVQLGNTEKVQFTGPLNNGNLTIGGLQRGSQADAGWQLLGNPYPAPLDWNTVSNSQLTGVDPAVYVFQSTEAYKGRYTSFTNNVGAGNGLIATGQGFFVRASTAGVTGSIALTNANRVATFATTPAFQRTASETRPLLRLSLGLGSKPATIATAQDEAFVYYEQGATAGYDGKFDAYKLANPSGYYLGTAAQVAAGTPGLGLSISGRSPLASASASDVVPVWLSVPAGSYTLTATSLVNFAAMAGGTSVQLRDALTGTLTNLAATPSYSFEVAANAPGTGRFSLVFGTASALATAPATMLSQPLATLYPNPAEAGEIALAVTGLPADVRSVDATLVNAVGQELAHYAVPAAQGAAHTSLPTTGLAGGVYLVRLRAQNAQGQLVGNLPAQRLSVR, encoded by the coding sequence ATGTCAACGGCAGTAGTGCTGTTGCATGTTCCCCAGGCTAGCTGGGCGCAGGCTCCGCCGCCGCTGGGCGTGGCCGCCAGCTTCTCGCTGTTTACGGCAGTGGGCGAAGTCAAAAACGCTGGCCCTACCATCATCAATGGGGATATTGGCACCAATGCGGGTGCCTTCAGCGGGTTTCCTCCGGGCACGGTCAACGGCAATATTCACGTAGCCGATACCTATTCCACGCAGGCGGCCACCGACGTGCAAACTGCCTACGGCTACTTTTCGGCCCATATTCCGTGCGCTACGCCGCTGGCCATCTACGGTGGCACGCCGGCCGTAACGCTGACGCCGGGCTCGTACTGCGTGAGCGGGGCTACCACGCTGGCCGGCACGCTGATTCTGGACGCGGGCGGCGTCTCGAACGCGAAATTTTACCTGCGCGTAATCGGCGGAGCCCTGACTACGGCCGCCAACTCGCAGGTAGTGCTGGCCGGGGGCGCCACCGCCGACAATGTATACTGGCAGATATCGGGCGGGGCCGTCAACCTCGGGCAAAACTCGACGATGCAGGGTACTTTGCTCGTGGATGGCGCCATTAGCATGGATGCCGGCACTACGCTCATAGGCCGGGGACTTTCGCGCTCCGGAGCCATTTTGCCTTCTTCAACGCCGACCGCTGTCAGCACCTTCAGCCTGCCGGTCGTTAGCACCACCTCGTGGCTGGGTACGGCGCAGGGTGGCGTGAGTACCGACTGGTACACGGCCGCCAACTGGTCGAACGGCGTACCTACCAGCACACTTGCAGCGGTTGTGCCCACCGGCACCACGCCTTATCCGGTTATTGCCAACGGCAGCGCGGCGGCCAAAAGCCTCACTATCGGCCTTACTGCCAGCCTCACGCAGGCCGGCGGCACGCTCGACGTGAAGAATACCATCGACAACAGCGGTACCATCAGCGCCACGGGCGGTACCGTGACGCTGACCGGCACCACGGCGCAGGGCATCGGCGGCAGCGGCAGCACCCAGTTCTGGGGCCTGACCGTAGCCAACAGTGCCGGCGCCAGCCAGACCAACGCCATTAGCGTGCACGGCATCCTGGCCCTGACCAGCGGCAGCCTCAGCACCAACGGGCAGTCGCTGACACTGCTTTCCGATGTGCTGGGCACGGCTCTGGTAGTGCAGAGCACTGGTAATGTGGTAAACGGCAACGCGACGGTGCAGCGCTACATTGATGCCAGCGGCAACATCGGCACCAGCGGCTACCGCCACTACAGCTCCCCGATAAGCAACGCCACGGTGGCTAGCCTGAATACCCGGCCGTCTGGCGGCAGCTTCACCCCGGTTGTCAATCCGAGCTATAACACGGCCGTCACTTCGACCAGCGTGACGCCTTACCCCACGGTGTATGGCTACGACCAAAGCCGCCTGGCCGACGCGACGAAAGGCACTAACCTGTCGGCTTTCGACAAAGGCTACGTTTCACCGACGGCTCCGGACCTCTCCGACCCGCTCGTTGTGGGCCAGGGCTATACCGTGCAGCTTGGCAATACCGAGAAGGTGCAGTTTACCGGCCCGCTCAATAATGGCAACCTCACAATTGGCGGACTGCAGCGCGGTAGCCAGGCCGATGCCGGCTGGCAGCTGCTGGGCAACCCATACCCTGCGCCACTCGACTGGAACACCGTCAGCAACAGCCAGCTCACGGGCGTCGACCCGGCGGTGTATGTGTTTCAGAGCACGGAGGCTTATAAGGGGCGCTACACTTCTTTTACGAATAATGTAGGGGCCGGTAATGGCCTCATTGCTACGGGCCAGGGCTTCTTTGTCCGCGCCAGCACGGCCGGCGTCACCGGCAGCATCGCCCTCACGAACGCCAACCGGGTTGCCACCTTCGCTACCACCCCTGCGTTTCAGCGTACGGCCTCCGAAACCCGCCCCCTGCTGCGCCTGAGCTTAGGGCTGGGCAGCAAGCCTGCTACTATTGCCACGGCCCAGGATGAAGCCTTCGTTTACTACGAGCAGGGCGCCACGGCGGGCTACGATGGTAAATTCGATGCCTATAAGCTGGCCAACCCCAGCGGCTACTACCTCGGCACGGCTGCCCAAGTGGCCGCCGGCACACCCGGGCTGGGCCTCAGCATTAGCGGCCGCTCGCCCCTGGCCAGTGCTTCGGCCAGCGATGTGGTGCCAGTGTGGCTGAGCGTGCCGGCTGGTAGCTACACCCTGACCGCTACCTCCCTGGTCAACTTTGCTGCCATGGCGGGCGGCACCAGCGTGCAGCTGCGCGACGCCCTCACGGGCACGCTCACCAACCTGGCTGCCACGCCCAGCTACAGCTTCGAAGTAGCAGCCAATGCCCCGGGCACGGGCCGCTTCTCGCTCGTATTTGGCACGGCCTCGGCTCTGGCTACTGCCCCCGCCACCATGCTCAGTCAACCGCTGGCCACGCTTTACCCTAACCCAGCGGAGGCCGGGGAGATAGCGCTGGCCGTAACCGGCCTGCCGGCTGATGTGCGCAGTGTTGACGCCACGCTGGTCAATGCGGTGGGGCAGGAGCTGGCTCACTACGCGGTGCCCGCAGCTCAGGGCGCGGCGCACACCAGCTTGCCCACTACGGGGCTCGCTGGCGGCGTGTATCTGGTTCGCCTGCGTGCGCAAAACGCCCAGGGCCAGCTGGTAGGTAATCTGCCTGCTCAGCGCCTGAGCGTGCGCTAG
- a CDS encoding aldo/keto reductase, whose product MNLTSFRTLGRSGLVVSPLALGTMTFGTPRWGSSDEVSEAVFNAYVDAGGNFIDTADVYAGGRSEELTGSYLHARGLRDKLVLATKFGFNPQPGNPNAGGNGRKNIHRALEGSLRRLKTDYLDLYWLHAWDAVTPAEEMLQTLGDLVRAGKIRYFGLSNVPAWYVAKVATLAQAHGVPGPVALQLEYSLVARRIESEYVPAARDLGLGLTPWSPLAAGFLAGKYERAATPNTASGEGRLSGPNPFGNMKFTDHNWRVLDALRPVAAELDRPLAQVALAWASAQPGISSLILGASRVGQLLDNLASLEVQLSPAQLRTLDEASLTDPFYDRMWTLIKRPVFGGTEVQGWH is encoded by the coding sequence ATGAATCTTACCTCCTTTCGCACCCTGGGCCGCTCCGGCCTGGTGGTGAGCCCGCTGGCCCTGGGCACCATGACTTTCGGCACCCCGCGCTGGGGCTCGTCCGACGAGGTGTCCGAGGCCGTTTTCAACGCCTACGTCGATGCAGGGGGCAATTTTATCGATACTGCCGACGTGTATGCCGGGGGCCGCAGCGAGGAGCTGACGGGCAGCTACCTGCATGCCCGGGGCCTGCGCGATAAGCTGGTGCTGGCGACCAAGTTTGGCTTTAATCCTCAGCCCGGCAACCCCAACGCGGGCGGCAACGGGCGCAAGAACATTCACCGGGCCCTCGAAGGCTCGCTGCGCCGGCTGAAAACCGATTATCTTGACCTCTACTGGCTGCACGCCTGGGATGCGGTGACGCCTGCCGAGGAAATGCTCCAGACCCTGGGCGACCTGGTGCGGGCCGGCAAAATTCGCTACTTTGGCCTCTCCAACGTACCGGCCTGGTACGTGGCCAAGGTCGCTACGCTGGCTCAGGCGCACGGCGTACCCGGCCCCGTGGCCTTGCAGCTGGAATATTCGCTGGTAGCCCGCCGCATCGAGAGCGAATACGTGCCCGCCGCCCGCGACCTGGGTCTGGGCCTCACACCGTGGAGCCCGCTGGCGGCCGGCTTTCTGGCGGGCAAGTACGAGCGCGCAGCCACGCCCAATACGGCCAGCGGCGAGGGCCGCCTCAGCGGCCCCAACCCCTTCGGCAACATGAAATTCACGGACCACAACTGGCGCGTGCTCGACGCCCTGCGGCCAGTAGCGGCCGAGCTGGACCGCCCGCTGGCCCAGGTAGCCCTGGCCTGGGCCTCGGCCCAGCCCGGTATCAGCTCGCTTATCCTGGGCGCCAGCCGGGTCGGGCAGCTGCTGGATAACCTGGCCTCGCTGGAAGTACAGCTTAGCCCCGCGCAGCTCCGGACGCTGGACGAGGCCAGCCTCACCGACCCGTTTTACGACCGCATGTGGACCCTGATAAAGCGACCCGTATTTGGCGGCACCGAGGTACAGGGCTGGCACTAG